TTTCTCAATGGCGCAATGCCGAGTTTTTTGAGTGTGTTGTGATAGATTTTGACCCCTTCTTCTGGGCTGATAAGGCCGTCTGCTATATCGCGCAGGACTTCGACAAATGCTCTGGGATTTTCGGCACCTTTGATGCGGCGGCCAAAGAGGGCGACGCGCGCGCCGTATTTTTTGGCTTCGGATATGAGTTTGAATGAATCGTAAGTGGTGCTCGTTGGTCCGCCGAGGATGCCGACGACGACTGTGGAATCGTAGTTGACGAGGGCTTCCATAGATTCTGGACCGTTATAGGCGATTTTTAGAAATTCGGGTCGCGATGCCCGGGGTATGCCGGCGAGCATCCGGGCGATCTGGTCATTGACGTATGCGGGGATGTCTTCTGCGCTCAGCCCACAGTCCGCTACATTGGGGTTAAAGACTTCGAGGAAGTATCGAAATCCTTTGCGTGTGGCTTCTGTTCTGAATGTTTTAAACTGCATCAGTGAGAGCCAGTCTGTATCCAGGTTGTTGTTGAATGTGATGGAGTACAGGCCGAGGTCGATGTCTGGTTTTTGGTCGGGTTGGGGCAATAGCGTGCCGTATTGCGCTTCTTCAATTGTGGGTGAGGCAAAGGGGCGAGATGGGAGGGAGGTGTATTCTGCGCCTGTTGCATCCCACAGGTCGGTTGTGTCATTGGCGCGTACGGCAGGTGTTACGGGTGATGTGTCAAAGAGCCGTTTCTCATGTGCCAGGACGTCCATAGTGGAGACAGAGGTCAGTAAAACATCGATTTTTGCTTGTTCAGTGATATCCACAAGGTCATCGTAATAGGCTTGTATAGTTGGTGTGGCATCTGTAAGTGTTGCAATCCCTTTTGACATGTCGGGATCAGCGGCATACGCGATGATGAATGCATCGCTGTTGGGATTGTTGCGTATGTCGGCGAGTTTTGTGTCTAATGATTTTTTCATCTGTGTCCTTTTCCTGTTTTGTGAATTAAAATTACATCGGATCCGATGAATTCGATTTCTGTTTTATAGGTGTTTCCCAACCATTCAAATGTGGATTTTGAAAAAAAACAGATGTGTGTTGGGTCTCTTTTGTAATGCCAATTTTTAAATGCGGATTTGTCGATTGCGAGTTTGGTCATGATGCCGAGTATGCCGCCAGGTTTTACAAGGCGATAAAGTCTTTGCAGTTCACGTTGGGGATTTTTCAGGTGTTCGACGACTTCTGTTGCTGTTACAAAGTCGTATTCGCGCTGGAAGACTTCGGGGTTATGCGCGTAAAATTTGTCGTATATATCGACGGTGTGTCCGCATTCTTGAAACATGAGGGATAATGTCGGTCCGGGACCACATCCAAAATCCAGGCCGTGGGCGCGTTTGGGTAGGCGCGCTTTCAGGGGGTTGTAAATCCGCGATAAAAATGCCCTGTATTTCGGGTCTGCGGGGTCGTTTTTGTGCAGATCGTAGCGTTGTTTTTCCTCTTGTTCTGATAGGTGAAACGTTTTGGGGACAAAGACGAGGGAACAATCCATACAAATCAGATATTCTCTGAATGCGTCGCGGAGATAGTGGGCCGTGTTCTGGCTTTTGCAAAGCGGACAGATATCCGCTGGCGAGTTGTGCATGGTGTAGATTAAATGATGTGGCGTCTCAAAATCCCGTTGTATTATTCGTGCAATCAGAATATCTTTTGCTCCGACCCTGCATAAGGTAACAATTTATCCATTTTTCACAATACACAAAACGGAGAATTTCATGACTGGTTACGATGTTATGGCGCGTGTGCTCAAGGCAGAAGGCGTTGAATTTCTGGTGGCATTTCCCCATCAGAC
The sequence above is drawn from the Gemmatimonadota bacterium genome and encodes:
- a CDS encoding class I SAM-dependent methyltransferase; translated protein: MDCSLVFVPKTFHLSEQEEKQRYDLHKNDPADPKYRAFLSRIYNPLKARLPKRAHGLDFGCGPGPTLSLMFQECGHTVDIYDKFYAHNPEVFQREYDFVTATEVVEHLKNPQRELQRLYRLVKPGGILGIMTKLAIDKSAFKNWHYKRDPTHICFFSKSTFEWLGNTYKTEIEFIGSDVILIHKTGKGHR